DNA from Gephyromycinifex aptenodytis:
GTTTCGCGAAGCCGCCGTCGCCTTCGACCAGCCAGAGGCACTCGGCGAGCTGACCGTCCGCTGGACCGGCACCGAAACCGGCGCGATCGAGGCCGGGGCAGACTTCGATGAGGAAGAACCCGAACGCAAACCCACGCAGGAGAAGACGTCATGACTCAGCCCGTCGAGCCGACTGCGCCGGCCGCGCCGCTGCAGGAGCCCGCCGACGCCGGGGCTGAACCCAGGCCCGTGCCCGAGCCCCCGCAAGAGATCATCCTGACGGACCTGCCCGGGGGAGTGCGCGGCGCCATCGAGGCGGTGCTCATGGTCATCGAGGAGCCCGTGAGTGAGCAGGCCCTGGCCGAGGCGCTGGAATTGCCCGTCGAGGAGGTATGCGAACAGATCGCCGCCCTGGTGGCCGAGTACGACCGGCAGGAGCGCGGTTTCACCTTGCGGCGCACCGAAGCCGGTTGGCGGGTCTACTCCCGACACGAGTACGCCCCGGTGGTAGAACGCTTCCTGCTGGAGGGTCGCCGCGCCAAGCTGTCGCGGGCCGCATTGGAGACCCTGGCCGTCATCGCCTACCGTCAACCCATCTCCCGAGCTCGCGTGGGAGCGGTGCGCGGGGTCAACGTCGACGGCGTTGTCCGCACCCTGCTCACCCGCGGTCTCATCGA
Protein-coding regions in this window:
- the scpB gene encoding SMC-Scp complex subunit ScpB; translated protein: MTQPVEPTAPAAPLQEPADAGAEPRPVPEPPQEIILTDLPGGVRGAIEAVLMVIEEPVSEQALAEALELPVEEVCEQIAALVAEYDRQERGFTLRRTEAGWRVYSRHEYAPVVERFLLEGRRAKLSRAALETLAVIAYRQPISRARVGAVRGVNVDGVVRTLLTRGLIEESGTDGEHGAVLYGTTDDFLVRLGLGSLEELPPLAPYLPDAHQLEDIERTGA